One segment of Engraulis encrasicolus isolate BLACKSEA-1 chromosome 7, IST_EnEncr_1.0, whole genome shotgun sequence DNA contains the following:
- the LOC134452044 gene encoding uncharacterized protein LOC134452044: protein MQNNADPGGPPLNLPPDLTGQPTSNCPANFDGNPAAHPVEKERKAFLTAEEEEIWASNDLNTTRKSELVGLLKSRTRLLETNVHLQQALNGAEDTCAQLEASNNELKTQLKSAQVSSRAIEALKLEMDEVKTALSQSLQDLGSSQAKYIQLQRENKVLKETVEAHNNKVSDISYQRRMDKETMALQKTQIKALKAELRGAMLTIGQDGQMIMERNAQIRDLEVAVEELRAIREVQREKVHDLKEELELALIHGGGSTMGHDGSISVGANHLSLAQELMNSSLDLENSKPINDQLRTVCRETNAETTTAHLEVPAMQRAEAKHMDLTAEGSGQTKTSSDHNNNVLQVEKSSRPFQTALLVTGVIGIGLFTLWKLKS from the exons ATGCAAAATAACGCGGACCCAGGTGGTCCACCATTGAATCTACCACCGGATTTGACAGGACAACCAACATCCAACTGCCCGGCCAATTTTGATGGCAACCCTGCTGCTCATCCCGTGGAAAAAG agaggAAGGCTTTCCTcactgcggaggaggaggagatctggGCCTCCAATGACTT GAACACCACCCGCAAAAGCGAGCTGGTTGGCCTGTTGAAGTCCAGGACTCGGCTGCTGGAGACCAACGTCCATCTTCAGCAGGCCCTCAATGGCGCTGAGGACACCTGTGCCCAACTGGAGGCTTCAAACAACGAGCTAAAGACCCAGTTGAAGAG CGCACAGGTGTCCTCAAGAGCCATTGAGGCGCTGAAGCTGGAGATGGACGAGGTCAAGACCGCCCTCAGCCAGAGCCTGCAGGACCTCGGCAGCAGCCAGGCCAAATACATCCAGCTG CAACGGGAGAACAAGGTCCTTAAAGAGACTGTGGAGGCACACAACAACAAG GTGTCGGATATTTCATATCAGCGCCGGATGGACAAAGAAACAATGGCACTCCAAAAAACTCAAATAAAGGCCttgaag GCAGAACTAAGAGGAGCAATGCTCACCATTGGTCAGGATGGCCAAATGATAATGGAG AGAAATGCTCAGATAAGAGATCTGGAGGTGGCTGTGGAGGAGTTGAGGGCCATCAGAGAG GTTCAGAGAGAGAAGGTCCATGATCTGAAGGAGGAGCTCGAGTTGGCGTTGAT TCATGGTGGTGGTAGCACCATGGGACATGATGGGTCGATATCAGTTGGCGCCAACCATCTGTCGCTGGCACAGGAGCTAATGAACAGTTCCCTGGACCTGGAGAACAGCAAGCCAATCAACGA ccaaTTAAGAACGGTTTGCCGGGAGACCAACGCCGAGACGACCACTGCCCACCTTGAGGTTCCTGCAATGCAGAGGGCAGAAGCGAAACACATGGATCTCACTGCAGAGGGATCTGGCCAGACCAAAACCAGCAGTGACCACAACAACAA TGTGCTTCAAGTGGAGAAGAGCAGCAGGCCTTTCCAGACGGCTCTATTGGTCACCGGGGTGATTGGAATCGGACTTTTCACCCTGTGGAAGCTGAAATCATAA